tagaatatattaaaaaactgAGCTTATTGCGAAAAAGGTGATGGTTAGGTGTGTCGTAGACGGTTTACGTCGTGCTGCAGTGAGAGAGTTCTAACTTTTGATAGCGCTTTCGTTTTTTCTTAAGAATATTAAGATTATTTAGACATGTCTGGTAAATCGTATAGCTACTAGTTTTTAGCCTGTTAGATAATCTAACGGAACGTCTGGCTAACTTTCCGCCGGCCTGAATAGGGTTCATAAGGTCCATattttcaagaaatgataaagagaacttatatacataaaaacacGATGTGAATAATGCAACTGTTTGGATGGCAAAAAAAAGGGTTAGTGCCGCTTTAAAATTCTGCAGAAGCGCATCTCACCACCGCATACAAACATAGTCTCTCTTCTATTCGCTGTATATATGTGTGGTTAATATTAACAAATACAGAAAATCCTCAAATTCCTTGCGCCATACTCTACAGATAGATAAACAGTGAAATAAAATAGATGCGGATAAAGTTTAAGGTTCCCTAAGTTGTCCGATCATACCATGACCCTTAAGAACACTTTAAATCAGAGTTTTATGACAACATTAAGACGTCATTTGGACAAACCAGTTTCAATTTTAGTTTAATATTACATGAAATATGAACGTTCTTATTTGGGGTAGTGCATGTTAGCTTGGCGATGTTCGTAACCACAgttgagaaaataaaaaatagaacgtAGATACGTATAGAGACAAGTCATAAAACCTGTAAATAATGTTAACAACTTTGTTTCCAGGGCGAATTGCCTGTCACCACCGATACGCTGCTGGATATATAAAAAGAATCCAACCTCGCCTGCAGGCCAATCGGTCCTAGGATGTAATGTCTTATGTTTTCAATaccttttaattttgttttgaaagataCTCTCCTGACATCTTCCGACACAAATCCAATCAAAAATGCATCACCAAATACAACGACCCCTCTTTGAAATTAACCAGTCACTATTATAAATACATCGTCAGCAAATGGCCTCGTGTTATTAGTAAGAAGTCATTATGTCGTTAGTGCAACGTCGACATGTCGTAGCTATGACGTCATTCTATTTTGGTGGTGTTTGTTTAACTTCGAAATATTAATAGCAtatattatgtttattttttattgttttgtaatCCAGCACCCTCGTTCCCAGATTGTTTCCTTTCTGACTACAGTTATACCAAAAGGCAAAAACCCTGAAAACGAGGGTGGCAATCCagctttaataaataaaaaatataaatatgaatataaaaaagcaaaacaggGTACTGGGGACAAAGTTGTGTTTAAATATAATCAGTTATAATGCTGTCAAAAGAACATAATGGCGCGAGTCAGACAGTGAAgtgtttttgttgattttataaCGTTCCACAAACATTTGTCTAcataaaaaattcaatatttcttaaaatcaagacgaaaaaattattttgctgtGCAAAACTTCACAGAAAAAAAGAGAGAATTTTCTAAATTTACGATTAGTATTTCtctgtttcaaaaacaaaaacaaaacaaaaatgaaagaacATAGTTTTAAAACGTGGATGCAATTAGTGTCAAATATATATGCACATTTTTCAAGCAGGCAAAACCTCAATTTCTCACAAAAactcaatttaaataaaaaatcttcAATAAACTAAGTTAAAAGTGTACTTTTAAAACTAGACCCTCACCAGGCTATAATTAAaacgtgtttaaaaaaaataatatctacATACGACTACTGGGTATGAAGTGGTTGTATTTGTGAGTGAAAGTTCTAGATTCCatgcagtaaaaaaaaacattaatgagctagctttatttaaaaatagcgTTATAATGGAAGAAACAAAGTTTATGGATGTCTTATGTTAGTATTAAAAGAGGGTTCAACTTCCACAGTGATGTCACATTAGAATCTCAACGAAAGCTTAATCACCACTAAGTCAAAACCTTTTACGTTGGTGAATAACTAAATAGTAATTTTAAAACTTCAGGAATGGTACCACTTTTTAAATTGTTACCAAATAAAGCGGAAAATTCCGAATATAATATTGATTACGaggtctttttatttatttatctatttactTTGCTCTAACTAAACGTGAATAACTCAATCCTTTTTTCTCAGGAATTTCTTGTCGTCCAAAACTAGACAAAAAAAGACGACCTGGGAATGAGTTTGGTATTTTTTCacataaacaaaagtttttctttttttcttattattattgctattattgttatttcaccgttaaagaatttatattttttttttgccaaaaataaatacaaaactaaACCTGATATAATGTAGAGACATGTATATCTAGAAATGTGTGATTGCATATACTTAGGGTCAGCAAGGAGGTTTAAGAAACCTCATTGGGTTTAGCTTTAGTAGTTAAAAAAAGGCAGAAGCAGGAAGATGTTAGCTTCATTAGCCGTAGCTACGTATTTTATCCCTTCATTTTATACTAAAAGTAACGAAATGAAATCCAAATacgtttaaaaagtttttcatcAATCTTTTTGTTTGTTAACCTATCGCACTTGAAAACTCCAACTTTGTTGATGAAATAGAATTGGAATTTATGCATTGGACTTAGACACTGGGCAACTCCTTCTCCCCTCTACCCAAACGTTTCTCGAAGTAAAGGGCGCACAAAATAACGCCAACCATGGaatagagcaaaagaaaaattggATATCACGCCCTCAAATATGATCTTAAATTATTTGATTTAAGGCACTTTTTCATGCCAAAAATTATgcagaaataaacaaaaatatttcgaTATTTGCAAATAACTACAAACGTTTCAaatcttaacaaaaaaaatagggGACAGGGGCCTAAGTGCCCTGGCATCGACGGCACCACAACCAACAATGAAATTTATAATTGCATTATTTTTGgatgattttataaaatttttcgtCCTCGACCCTAACTGTGGCAGCCCCTAGTGTAGACACTACACTTTGcatttttgaaacgattttTGCTTTTTGAGTCCTGTGACACTGGGTTGACGTTTGGTTAACTTTTCCCTACCTGGTGCAAGTAACTTATGcgataaaatttacaaaataaataaataaataaataaataataaataagaaaGTACCTTTAAAATTGATGCAACGTGTATTTCGTGTATCTTGTACACGTGCAGAATTGCTAGTTATATAGCCACGAGAAACAGTAGAGCGCGTGATGTATTGTTTTCCTACGTAAGCATTTTAATGAGGAAAGAATGACCATCCCATGTTTATTTGTTCTTTTCTTTATAGTTGTCATCAATTCTAAGAAAATTCAATTGTTTTAGAAATATTCTAAGGTGTTAGCAGACTTGATATTGCTGATAGCGCATAAACTTCGAACTTAGTCTACTCATAAAATgaggactaaaaaaaaaatagatttttattttctcGAAATGATAATTGCtagatgtgtttatttttttatttggcaGCCTCAAATGTTCCTATATGTGTTCTTCCAAGAACGAGAAGGATATATAGTCAGATCTATGGATGATgacagggcctgtagcgtttctATACGATATGAAAAAAACGCAGTTGGATGATGAATGATATTTTTAGGAATAAAAGAATTAAATGATGTTGTAGTTAAATCATTTTGAGTACGTTCTAAACTTTTTGCAGCATCTCGGCTTTAAAGTtcttatgaaaataaaaaattgtatggtgtgtatttaatattttgaaagTTCTGATTGACAATTTAAACCCTAAAACTCATGACACTTTTCTgacattttctaaatttttctgacattttgacaatatttcgaaaattactttttctgatatttcttgaAGATGTTACACGTCTTTTCGAAATTTGTATGAAACCTGACTGTTACTTAATATTTTCATTTCTCAGCctaaatgtttcttataaatgtttcttaaaaacaGTCTCTTAAATTTCCCACGGGGAACGTTTTTGTGGTGTTCATTTTGTAGTTAAAGAAAAAGATGATAGCTTATTGAAAAAATGGATGTAGATGAGGGAGACTGCGATCAAAATATCCTTCACATCACCAGCCACGCAATATCTGCTGAACCTTACAACGTAtaactttttgtatttttgattaATGCTAAACTTCCTTTCACAAAACTGTTTACTTTTTGCCTAACTTAACCTCCAATTGTTTCTTAAATGATTCTTAATATTTAGGAAATCTTAGCCTCgtatttcttgtaaaaaaagaagtttagttaAAAACCAACCTCACTTTTCtaataaaattttgacaaagagCGTacataaaaatcataaaaaagatCCTTTCGTAGACCATCCAAAACAATAATAGCATTTCTAATTTTGTACATTTAACATTGTTTTCCTCTCTATAAAAAACCTGCATACAGTTTCGCGCGCATTTATTAGTATCAAAAAGCAAGATGGATATTTCAAAACGAGTTGATAGCAAGTAATAAAATTCTCGCACGCTTAAAACAGAAGCAACGTTAAAGAATAAATTATGTAGTTACTTAAAAGTTAGATATTTAGgaataaagttaaaaagaattttgatCATTGAGAATAAATCTTGATTATCCAAGTGTTAAAATTGTGTATCCAGGTGCATAATCGAACCTTGGTTACATAATTTTAATCCTTGGAATTGAGGCGTGTTAGGGTGTGGGAACAAGCAATGACTTCCATGAATGCTTATGAAATGTGTTTTCTTAACAATGGTTGTTTGACAACATTGATTTCCAAAGACAAACCAACGGCTGCTTAACAACGCTAATTTCCTGATacgtcgtcatcatcatcatcattacaAGATAAGTATGGACAACATTTTAACAATCAGCCTTTCTCTTTCTTCAAagtgaaactttaaaatttagctATGCGCTTTGCTCAGCTGCACCCTCGTCTTCAGgtttttttgccttttcgaTTATAAGAAAAAGGTAAAAACTGGGGAGGAGGGTGGCTTAGCTTTTGCCTGGGCTGACTGTAATTTATAAGTTAATCGTTTTTAGAAAGATTTGAGCTTCATGTtgctaataaaaaacaaaactgctaTATATCTAACGATTCTTTATTCTCTCAACAAACATGGTTACTTTTATAGATAGACATTTACCTAACTCTCTTGCCTTTAATACATTAAAACTGTGTTGAGAGAGGGACTCTATCCGCAACCTTTTTAAGCATTCATTTTAATGTCTGTGTTCTGTCAAAGTGTATGTCGAAGTTTAGGTAAGGGGTCAGATTATGAAGTATGTAATTTCAACGTGTAAATCCGCATGATTAACCACATAAGATGGCGGCGAAACCGCATAATAGGGAAGAGAAACTACGGGAATAAGAGGGTGGAAAAGGGGATTAGGAGAtaagaggaagaggaagaaaCACCCAGGTTTAAGTACTGTAAGAGATTAATTAACACGTGGTctgttttactttaaaacaaTAGTGATATCATTTTGTTACTTTCTATAATGTGAAATTTCAAATTGCTTTCTTGGACTTGCGAACACATTACTATACACCTGCCGAGTTAACCCTTTATTATAGAAACAATGACATACGATTTTGTCTTCTTGAAAAGAGAGTAAAAGCGACACCCAGTACAAAGAccactaaatttatttttttcattttttttttttttttgcaaattaattCAAACTTTCTCAGTACATAGAGACACGAAAAAGAACAAGGGTTAAGCTCACGGCAATAAACCCTTGGAACGAAGATTAAACAAAGCCTCAGAACGAAGTCGCTTGTTTTCTTCCACACTTCTTTGATGTGTTTCTCACTTGATAACAGCTCTAAGTATAGGTTCTGAAAACAAGAATGGAGCAATACTAGGAACGAAGTTGCTTTTCTTCTCCCACGCTTCTTTGTTTcgcttgttttttgaaaaagcgAAAGAGGTATGTGAAAAATTATCTTAAGGTGATCACGAGAATTTGTGATGGTTGACGTGGGAGGGTGGTGTGATTCAAATCCTGAGAAAACACATGTTCACAAGACAAGCATAAACAAAGTAAACGCCAAGATCCAGttccaagtttttttttattgttgtattCATGCAGAGaatatttgtctaaatttgtaaatgtttaaaaaatgtttcaattACAGTCACAACTCCATATTCAAACCCATTGgccaataaaattaaaacaattagtcattcttacccAATTAAATTCCTGTCAATAAAAAAAGGATATTTCTTTGAATATCCAAAACTACTGGGATTCTAAATTGCCCCTTCTAAAACAATCTTTAAATTCCCATGGACGCGCATAGAATCAACCTCGTTTTCCAGAGAATTTTGACCTTTATGATGAACTTGATGATTACCGTCCCATGATAACAACTCTAGGTAAAAAACCTGGTAACAAGTTCGgcataaaaagattaaaatttaCATCCAAATGTAACAGATGTTAGCATGCGCTTCAGACGGATGGAAATAAGTATTCTATATGAGACTTGCTAAATCTAAGGAGATTCTAAATGTAGGAATTAGAACATGGTGCAAGGTCCGAGGGTCCAGGATTTAATACTGATGCAGAAACGTGCTCAAAACAGTGTCCGATGATAAATTAGACACAAATCTCAAAAAGTCCCTTCTACTTAGAACCTGCAACCGCGCTCAAAGACCCTGGGGCGAAGATACCTGCATCGTTGTAAACAACCAAGACATGTTAGTCCAAGTCACCCTACTTCGAATAAAATCAAGCTggtatatttaattttaaaactacGATGATTCATGAGAGCTGAAACTATTAACTTTTTTCAATGTTTGTCTCATGACTATGCTACAGGAACACATATACGCAGTACGCTAATAAACACTCCTGTAAATAGGACTGGTTTTTTAGCGAACATAATTCTTACTGAAGGACAAAAAAGTATGGACACAAGATCCGTCTTTCTCTTAATTTTGACATTTACATCGTAATCATTCAAGCTTTCTATTCCCAATATTCCTCCCTCTTCGAACaagctgtctcaatttttttttgagaggTTTACCTTagagagccctggggacgagaacgGAGCCTGTATAATaacgttaaaaaaattgttttttgtaacacgaaataacataacataaagtGTGAAGATAAAATCATGTTTAAATAACACGCTTAGCACTCCTTAACAACTCGGGCTgaagttaaaattttaatttatccaATCAGAAGATGGGGAGTGAGGTTATGATCCAAAAGTTTATACGTATTTTGTATTTCTATTCACGCTGTCATACGAATCTACAATCTATATTACTGTGttcttatttataaaaatattatatctTATTTTTACGTGCACAATATATAAAGcatgcatttttataaaaagatatGTCAGCTATACAACGATATAGCTAaaaaagagttttaaaaaatctttccacACAATTCGAAGTTTTTCTCAAAATTCTCAATACAAATAAGTCTcgaatcatgttttttttaacttgaagaTCCTCCGTAATTccgtttaaaagaaaaaatatatatataatacattttaatatataacaaaaaggTATTTAAAGGTATATTTACACTTACTCTATTTTTTTACACTAATTAACAAAGAAACTCAAAAAAGGCGTACATAAATAAGATATAAATTATTAGGGGTTTAATTAAACAAATCTACCATGGGCGTTTTTTTCTCAGGGGAAGATAAAAATTATAGATTGCCGGAAAACTGattcaaattcaaaaaaaagttttttttagtatttgtatgtttaaaaaaaagggagaaacatttgtacacataaattaaaatacaagTTTTCGATGCCTTTACCTTATCTAGAAATTATTTTCCATCTTTACGTAGCTGCTTTAATAAGAACAGGTGTAACACATTGTTTTTGAAAGTCGTAGGTGTCTATCAATATAAATTTAGGATTGTCTAGAAATGTAATGTTACACTGTTAAAATAAACGGCggttaaaaacttatttttaaaatcactaCTTTAATTCTAGtaccaattttaattttttacattcCTAAAGAAACATTTCACCTTCATAACTATATTTTTCTCCATTTTCATTCAGTTTAGCGACGCAGCGCAACAGAATataacgaaaataaaaaaattctctagaccctaaaaaaaattataagcaatagaaaaaatagaaaataaaataataaaacaactataaaaattaaaaaaatatatatataccttcaaaaatatatatatattttgaaaatatttataaCAAAACTACGCGCTAGAAATCCcttaatttttattcattttaggaAATTTCATCACTGGCCGCTTTAAACGTAGAAGCTTATCAAAATTTTCGATTAGACCGGAAATAGGTAAAATAGGTGTTTTTAGGAGCCTTGGACATACAATCATTAGTTAACAATCAACCAACTCCAGCTTCGATTATAGTTTATCTTTTATAATCAGTTTATATTATTTGGGAGATAAAAAATACCCTTGGGGAGATAAAAAATACCCTAGGATCCCACAGCAGTACACAAGGATACATCCTGCATCGCTGTTTTATTGAAGAGATAACCACCTTAGGTGCCGTTTATATGGTGGCGGGCTGGCTTGACAAATCAAGCTGGCTCACTTGCCGGGCTGGCTTTTAACTTGTGTTTATATGCAAAAGAAAGACTACCTCGGTTAGGCGGGCTGGCTttgaacaatgaaaacattaaataatacagaacaaaaaaaattagtgtcaaaacaaaagaatataaTTACGTGATTATAATAAACCATCTCGCCTAGGACCAGCCCGTGTTGTTACTGCTTATATGGGGATTTATCCAGCCCACTTGCCATGAACTCGGGTAAAATAGGGGAGAGGGGAGCAAGCAGGCCAGCCAGCCATAAAGTCTTTTagagaaattttaaatttctttaaaaatagcgTTTAGGCGAGATCACGGCAAACGGGCTGGCCCTGCAACCAGGCTGTTTCGGCTTCCATATAAATAGCCTCATACTGTGGATTTCAACTACAAAAGATATCCAGAAATCTTACTGTTGTGATTCGATCGGTATAATCTTATTGTACACTTCCTCCTCATTGTCATCATAAACATCGGCGTACGACACCACAGGTTTTACATAGCGAACCTCGTCCATTATAACGTTTTCATCTACGACGCCATTCGACACTGTCACCGTGTATTCGTCATTTTTGACCTGTTTATGCCGAAAATGTCGATAGATGTACACCATAGACAACAGAACCACAATAAATGCTATTGGCGCGACACTCACAACTAAAATTATCGACTTTTTACGCTCAATTGAATCTTTCTGTTCACCTATTTTGATTGGTTCACATATTGCCGTAACCGGCGCACTACAATAACAGTCCTGACAACTTTTGATGGCAAGGTGAACCGGTCTTCGAATTGAGTTAGTCAACTTTATAGTTTCATTCGACATGGTACCATTATATAAAACCGCATCAGTTCTTATCATTTCAGACACTTCGACATAATAAGTTATATTTTTGTGAGCGCCTTTTATCAGAGAAACAAACAGATTATAATCTTCCGTGCTACATCTCGTAATATTTGGTCTTATGGCTTCGGTTATCAACTCTGTGGGACCATGTGACTTAATATCAAAACATCTTAAATCTCTTTCACAAGAATCAACTTTTGTTTCCACACAGACAGTATACTGTTTGCACGGGTTTAATTTTAACTGACACTCCCAATCAGTTTTTCCTCTTTGTAACGGCGCTCCATTCAAACAATGTGTGACAGTTAAAAAAGATGTTGTATTTTGACCAATCTCCTTGTATAAAATTCTGGActtcaattttaattggttaacgacaaatttttttaaattataacgaTAAGACAACTTTCGAGTTTCTTGATTAAAGTGAATTTCTGGTCTGACCGATTTTATATCGCACGAACAATTACTTGGTAGAAATGTCGGCTTGGTGGTAAAATTATAAGAACTATTTCCTCCTTTCAATCGTATTATATATACATTGCCAAAAACCGGGACAGGACAATGTAACTTTCTATCAACAAAACGGCAACGCGTGTGTCTATATACTTTGAAATGTTTCATACTTAAACAAGTATGTCCTTTGCATAACTGCAAGGAATAGTTGAGAATTGAAAATGGAAATGTAACGTTCGATTTGATGGCATAATTAACGATTTTGCCTTCAGATGACAGCGAACATTCAGGTTGGCGTATCTCTCCGTACTGTGCTGAAGTGCTTTGAACAAAGAAAATATCAACTAATATGGTCAACAGTGTTAAAATAAGCATTGTTTCTGTTTTCTTTCACGTGAAAAATTTTCATCTAAAAGATAAATAATATGAAAGGAATAATGTTGAGCAATGTTCGCAAGACATCACTAGCTTTTTCGACACcaaaataaatactaaatacaGGTAGAATAGAATATACCCACGTGGCTCTACACCACAACGTGGGCGTTTGAAACTGAAAACACTCGAACACGCAAAACCAATTAAACAGTATCTACAACGAAAACAAATTGATGTGATGATGTATTACACTCTAATATTCTGTAATAATATGAATAATGTGTTGGAGAAATTAGTGAAAGAAAATATCAATGTAGCTAAAGAATAATAAAACACGTGCAGGAAGCGTGGGACCTATAACAGACATATAGGTAACTCCCTTCCTATGATATATCGACCAATCATgatgcaatgaaatgcaattaaCTCAATTAGAAGGAGATataaaacagaaagaaattGCAACCTTTGCTTCCTTCTTTTATAATATCACCTCAAAAATTATCCATAAAAAAACCATCAACACTCATATAAGTTCACTAAAATTAACTACATAAGTTTTGTGGATGACGTTTAAATAACAGTTTGTATATTCActtataaagaataaaaataaatgttaagtAATAGACATAAAAAGTCGATCTTTGATGTGTCTGGCTTTAAACTATccattaaaaacaaagaataaactCTATAATAGTCCAGCGGAATAATATAATGGCTATTTTCATTCACAAAACATAGCTTGAAAGGAAACCATTGGAAATGAAAGCATAATGAAAGAAActgaaataattattaaaacacACTGAAAGAGTAAACCAAATGTTTACATAAACAACGGAAAGTGTAAACATACTCAACAGCTGATCATATTTCatcaacttttttattgtgttttaataCAAGATTccaataaatcaataaatataTGACAAAATGTCTGACAAAGGATGCTATTTATAATAACCATTCGTTAAAATCATAAATctccaacatttttaaaatttctctaTCTGCtgaatcaataatttttttattagcataCAATAATTACCCTATTAACCACCTCTTAGGGGAGTTGGATAAAATAGGGggctgttaattttttttctactacGCAAAAACGAGTAGGCGATAAAACATAGATATATATCATACGCAGGAATCGATAATTGAAATGTGTTTGTAGAATATCCTTCTTCTTTGATAAGATGGCTTCCAAACAGATTGGTCCAACTGCTACATCTATTGTGGATGAAAACTTTAGATGATAAGTTTAATTAAAGAAGACAGTATTAAAAAAAGGAT
This is a stretch of genomic DNA from Hydractinia symbiolongicarpus strain clone_291-10 chromosome 9, HSymV2.1, whole genome shotgun sequence. It encodes these proteins:
- the LOC130656252 gene encoding uncharacterized protein LOC130656252, with protein sequence MLILTLLTILVDIFFVQSTSAQYGEIRQPECSLSSEGKIVNYAIKSNVTFPFSILNYSLQLCKGHTCLSMKHFKVYRHTRCRFVDRKLHCPVPVFGNVYIIRLKGGNSSYNFTTKPTFLPSNCSCDIKSVRPEIHFNQETRKLSYRYNLKKFVVNQLKLKSRILYKEIGQNTTSFLTVTHCLNGAPLQRGKTDWECQLKLNPCKQYTVCVETKVDSCERDLRCFDIKSHGPTELITEAIRPNITRCSTEDYNLFVSLIKGAHKNITYYVEVSEMIRTDAVLYNGTMSNETIKLTNSIRRPVHLAIKSCQDCYCSAPVTAICEPIKIGEQKDSIERKKSIILVVSVAPIAFIVVLLSMVYIYRHFRHKQVKNDEYTVTVSNGVVDENVIMDEVRYVKPVVSYADVYDDNEEEVYNKIIPIESQQ